A single genomic interval of Falco naumanni isolate bFalNau1 chromosome 11, bFalNau1.pat, whole genome shotgun sequence harbors:
- the FAM163A gene encoding protein FAM163A, whose product MTAGTVVITGGILATVILLCIIAVLCYCRLQYYCCKKDDSAEEEEEEEEEEEEPDLPTHSHLGMCNACNSRMVDGQGSPAPPLSELNHHGAHNYCPTCSPYGSPFYIQTPDMVRNGGERVTYAPACYKEMGPPINMATLQSYPVSRHGLLRESFPNPRAISTEV is encoded by the exons ATGACAGCGGGAACTGTTGTTATCACCGGGGGAATCCTAGCGACGGTGATCCTACTGTGCATCATTGCCGTGCTCTGCTACTGTAGGCTACAG TACTACTGCTGCAAGAAAGATGACTCcgctgaggaagaggaggaggaggaggaggaagaggaagagccCGACCTTCCCACACACTCGCACCTCGGCATGTGCAACGCCTGCAACTCCCGCATGGTGGACGGCCagggcagccccgcgccccccctcAGCGAGCTCAACCACCACGGGGCTCACAACTACTGCCCGACCTGCTCCCCCTACGGCTCCCCCTTTTACATCCAGACTCCTGACATGGTGCGCAACGGGGGCGAGAGGGTCACCTACGCCCCCGCGTGCTACAAGGAGATGGGGCCGCCCATCAACATGGCCACCCTGCAAAGCTACCCGGTGAGCCGCCACGGCCTCCTCCGCGAGAGCTTCCCGAACCCGCGGGCTATCAGCACGGAGGTGTAG